A genome region from Paracoccus stylophorae includes the following:
- a CDS encoding helix-turn-helix domain-containing protein codes for MAYAVGHKPTSEGRMGHHGYGENEATLGDRLTAAREGAGLSVAELADRLGVRAETMQGWEADQAEPRAVFLGRLSGMLGVPLTWLLTGKGQGPQTGGDGAASLPRTELRELRRLLHEATQRIDRLEELLAND; via the coding sequence ATGGCTTACGCTGTGGGGCACAAACCCACAAGCGAGGGCAGGATGGGCCATCACGGTTACGGCGAGAATGAGGCGACACTGGGCGACAGGCTGACCGCCGCGCGCGAGGGGGCGGGCCTGTCGGTCGCGGAACTGGCCGACCGGCTGGGCGTCCGGGCCGAGACGATGCAGGGATGGGAGGCCGATCAGGCCGAACCGCGCGCGGTGTTCCTGGGCCGGCTGTCGGGGATGCTGGGCGTGCCGCTGACCTGGCTGCTGACCGGCAAGGGGCAGGGGCCGCAGACCGGCGGCGACGGCGCGGCCAGCCTGCCCCGGACCGAGTTGCGCGAGCTGCGCCGGTTACTGCACGAAGCCACGCAGCGCATCGACCGTCTCGAGGAGTTGCTGGCCAATGACTGA
- a CDS encoding succinate dehydrogenase assembly factor 2, protein MTERDDPGAIRLRRLRMRSWRRGMKEMDLILGPFADGPLADLSEDELAVYEALLSENDQDLYLWVTRRVTGTPHPDLGPPHLSALLDRIAADAGQRHSDAGAS, encoded by the coding sequence ATGACTGAACGCGACGATCCCGGCGCGATCCGCCTGCGGCGGCTGAGGATGCGCAGCTGGCGGCGCGGAATGAAAGAGATGGACCTGATCCTGGGTCCTTTCGCCGACGGTCCGCTGGCCGATCTGTCCGAGGACGAACTTGCCGTCTACGAGGCGCTGCTGTCGGAAAACGATCAGGACCTGTATCTGTGGGTGACGCGGCGCGTGACCGGCACGCCCCATCCCGATCTTGGGCCGCCGCATCTGTCCGCGCTGCTGGACCGGATCGCCGCCGATGCCGGACAGCGCCATTCGGATGCAGGGGCCTCCTGA
- a CDS encoding MarR family winged helix-turn-helix transcriptional regulator, translated as MQNLDHRRPERPVIDESCENAEAYLESLQLLERMHRLMLDLVKDEFERLGRNDLTPVQALILYNLGESEVTAGELRSRGMYQGSNVSYNLKKLVAMGYVHHERCDTDRRSVRVRLADAGQEVRCLVHRMFLRHAEGLAMSGVLDDPPLDRVNMQGRRIERFWSEQIRYIY; from the coding sequence ATGCAAAATCTCGACCATCGCCGACCGGAACGGCCGGTCATCGACGAAAGCTGCGAAAACGCCGAGGCCTATCTGGAATCGTTGCAGCTTCTGGAACGGATGCACCGGCTGATGCTGGATCTGGTGAAGGACGAGTTCGAGCGGTTGGGCCGGAACGATCTGACGCCGGTTCAGGCGCTGATCCTGTACAATCTGGGCGAATCCGAGGTGACGGCCGGCGAATTGCGCTCTCGCGGCATGTATCAGGGATCGAATGTCAGCTATAACCTGAAAAAGCTGGTCGCGATGGGCTATGTCCATCACGAACGGTGCGACACCGACCGGCGTTCCGTGCGCGTGCGGCTGGCCGATGCGGGACAAGAGGTGCGATGTCTGGTGCATCGCATGTTCCTGCGCCACGCCGAAGGGCTGGCGATGTCGGGCGTGCTGGACGATCCCCCGCTGGACCGGGTGAACATGCAGGGACGGCGGATCGAGCGTTTCTGGTCCGAACAGATCCGCTATATCTATTGA
- a CDS encoding pyridoxal phosphate-dependent aminotransferase, which translates to MSFLARRLTRIKPSPTIAMTTRAAELRAEGRDIISLSAGEPDFDTPRHICEAGKAAIDAGHTRYTPVDGIASLKRAICDKFARENGLDYDPSQITVGTGGKQILFNALMATVDAGDEVIVPAPYWVSYPDMVLLAGGTPVIVECGVQDGFRLTPEALEKAITPRTRWLILNSPSNPSGAGYGREDMQALTDVLLRHPDVWVLSDDIYEHLVFDGFQFVTPAQVQPRLKDRVLTMNGVSKAYAMTGWRIGYGAGPEPLIRAMAKLQSQSTSNPCSISQHAAQAALTGPQDYVRESRAVFQRRRDLVVAGLNECPGIECPTPQGAFYVYPSIAGLIGLTSAGGTRIEDDRAFADALLDETGVAVVFGAAFGLSPHFRISYATGDDQLREAVTRIRRFCEGCG; encoded by the coding sequence ATGAGCTTTCTCGCCCGACGCCTGACGCGGATCAAGCCGTCACCGACCATCGCCATGACCACCCGCGCAGCCGAGTTGCGCGCCGAAGGCCGCGACATCATCAGCCTTTCTGCGGGCGAGCCCGATTTCGACACCCCCCGACATATCTGCGAGGCCGGCAAGGCCGCCATCGACGCGGGTCACACGCGCTATACCCCGGTCGATGGAATCGCGTCGCTGAAACGCGCGATCTGCGACAAGTTCGCGCGCGAGAACGGGCTGGATTACGACCCTTCCCAGATCACCGTCGGCACCGGCGGCAAGCAGATCCTGTTCAACGCGCTGATGGCGACGGTGGATGCGGGGGACGAGGTGATCGTGCCTGCGCCTTACTGGGTCAGCTATCCCGATATGGTGCTGCTGGCGGGCGGCACGCCGGTGATCGTGGAATGCGGCGTGCAGGACGGGTTTCGCCTGACGCCCGAGGCGCTGGAAAAGGCCATCACGCCGCGCACCAGATGGCTGATCCTGAATTCGCCGTCGAACCCGTCGGGCGCGGGTTACGGTCGCGAGGACATGCAGGCGCTGACCGATGTGCTGCTGCGGCATCCGGATGTGTGGGTCTTGTCGGACGACATCTATGAACATTTGGTCTTCGACGGGTTTCAGTTCGTGACGCCGGCGCAGGTCCAGCCGCGCCTGAAGGACCGGGTGCTGACGATGAACGGGGTCAGCAAGGCCTATGCGATGACCGGCTGGCGGATCGGGTATGGCGCCGGCCCCGAGCCGTTGATCCGCGCCATGGCCAAGCTGCAATCGCAATCGACCTCGAACCCCTGCTCGATCAGCCAGCATGCCGCGCAGGCCGCATTGACCGGCCCGCAGGATTACGTCCGCGAAAGCCGCGCGGTGTTCCAGCGCCGTCGCGATCTGGTGGTGGCCGGGCTGAACGAGTGTCCGGGGATCGAGTGTCCGACGCCGCAGGGCGCGTTCTATGTCTATCCCTCGATTGCGGGGCTGATCGGTCTGACCAGCGCCGGCGGAACCCGGATCGAAGACGATCGCGCCTTTGCCGATGCCTTGCTGGATGAAACCGGGGTCGCGGTGGTGTTCGGCGCGGCCTTCGGCCTCAGCCCGCATTTCCGTATTTCCTATGCGACCGGCGACGACCAGCTGCGCGAGGCCGTGACGCGAATCCGCCGGTTCTGCGAAGGCTGCGGCTGA
- a CDS encoding 3-hydroxybutyrate dehydrogenase translates to MFQKFLTGKTAVVTGSTSGIGLGIAHRLAKAGADVVLNSFTDTDKDHALADELAQQHGVKVRYIKADMSKGDECRALIEQAGQCDILVNNAGVQHVAPIPDFPVQKWDAIIAINLSSAFHTTAAALPMMRKAGWGRIVNIASAHGLTASPFKSAYVAAKHGVVGFTKVTALETAKEQITCNAICPGYVLTPLVEEQIPDTMKEYDMSREDVINNVMLERQPSKEFATVEEIGDTAVFLCSDAAAQLTGTTISVDGGWTAM, encoded by the coding sequence ATGTTTCAGAAATTCCTGACAGGCAAGACGGCGGTCGTGACGGGATCGACCTCGGGGATCGGGCTGGGCATCGCCCATCGACTGGCCAAGGCCGGCGCCGACGTGGTGCTGAACAGCTTTACCGACACCGACAAGGATCACGCGCTGGCCGATGAACTGGCCCAGCAGCACGGCGTGAAGGTCCGCTATATCAAGGCCGACATGTCGAAGGGCGATGAATGCCGGGCGCTGATCGAACAGGCGGGGCAATGCGACATCCTGGTCAACAACGCAGGCGTCCAGCACGTCGCGCCGATCCCGGATTTCCCGGTCCAGAAATGGGACGCCATCATCGCCATCAACCTGTCGTCGGCCTTTCACACCACTGCCGCCGCGCTGCCGATGATGCGCAAGGCCGGGTGGGGCCGGATCGTGAATATCGCCTCGGCCCACGGGCTGACCGCCAGCCCGTTCAAGTCGGCCTATGTCGCGGCCAAGCATGGCGTCGTCGGGTTCACCAAGGTCACCGCGCTGGAAACCGCGAAGGAACAGATCACCTGCAACGCGATCTGCCCGGGCTATGTCCTGACGCCGCTGGTCGAGGAACAGATCCCCGACACGATGAAGGAATACGACATGAGCCGCGAGGACGTGATCAACAACGTCATGCTGGAACGTCAGCCCTCCAAGGAATTCGCCACCGTGGAAGAGATCGGCGATACCGCCGTGTTCCTGTGCAGCGACGCGGCGGCGCAACTGACCGGCACCACGATCAGCGTGGATGGCGGCTGGACCGCGATGTAG
- a CDS encoding VOC family protein, translating into MRIRYLHTMVRVKDLDKTMQFFRLLGLEETRRTDNEKGRFTLVFMAPPGQPECPVELTYNWDGDDGLPSDSRHFGHLAYRVENIYDMCQRLQDAGVTINRPPRDGHMAFVRSPDNISIELLQEGDSLPPQEPWSSMKNTGHW; encoded by the coding sequence TTGCGAATCCGCTATCTTCACACGATGGTCCGGGTCAAGGATCTGGACAAGACAATGCAGTTCTTCCGGCTTCTGGGGCTGGAAGAGACGCGCCGCACCGACAACGAGAAAGGCCGTTTCACACTGGTCTTCATGGCGCCGCCCGGTCAGCCGGAATGTCCGGTCGAACTGACCTATAACTGGGACGGCGATGACGGCCTGCCCTCGGACAGCCGCCATTTCGGGCATCTGGCCTATCGGGTCGAGAATATCTACGACATGTGCCAAAGACTGCAGGACGCCGGCGTGACGATCAATCGCCCGCCCCGCGACGGACACATGGCCTTTGTCCGCAGCCCCGACAACATCTCGATCGAATTGCTGCAAGAAGGCGACAGCCTGCCGCCGCAAGAGCCGTGGTCGAGCATGAAAAACACCGGCCACTGGTAG